One region of Salvia miltiorrhiza cultivar Shanhuang (shh) chromosome 3, IMPLAD_Smil_shh, whole genome shotgun sequence genomic DNA includes:
- the LOC131017282 gene encoding uncharacterized protein LOC131017282 yields the protein MAASKLSGIFVVPLCGLVGLVAWAYQATRPPPPKTSGSKDGPPVTAPRIQLKDGRYLAYKESGVPKDVAKHKIVFVHGFANCRLHVAALNANLSPDMVESRGIYIVSFDRPGYGESSPHPNRTVKSLAFDIEELADQLGLGPKFYVVGYSMGGQVVWSCLKYIPHRLAGAALLTPVVNYWWPGFPSHLSRQAYNKQFIQDQWALRVAHYMPWLTYWWNTQKLFPSSSVIAAHPDIFTNPDKQLFPKIVSLVMEYMATAMQQGEYESLHRDLMIGFGSWDFDPMDLKNPFSESGGSVHLWQGDDDNLVPVTLQRYIASRLPWIQYHELSATGHMFPYTDGMAETIIQALIG from the exons ATGGCGGCTTCTAAACTTTCAG GGATATTTGTTGTACCGTTATGTGGGTTGGTGGGTCTTGTAGCTTGGGCTTATCAAGCAACAAGACCTCCTCCACCAAAGACAAGTGGCTCGAAAGATGGGCCTCCAGTTACAGCACCAAGAATACAGCTCAAGGATGGGAGGTACTTGGCTTACAAAGAATCTGGTGTGCCAAAGGATGTAGCAAAACACAAAATAGTGTTTGTCCATGGATTTGCTAATTGCAGGCTTCATGTTGCTGCATTGAATGCTAACCTCTCACCG GATATGGTTGAAAGTAGAGGCATATACATCGTTTCGTTTGATAGACCTGGTTATGGAGAGAGTAGTCCTCATCCTAACCGGACTGTTAAGAGCTTGGCTTTTGACATTGAGGAGCTTGCTGATCAGTTGGGACTAGGACCCAAATTCTATGTGGTTGGATATTCCATGGGTGGACAGGTTGTCTGGAGCTGCCTTAAATATATACCTCACAG ATTAGCCGGAGCTGCTCTACTAACACCAGTTGTCAATTATTGGTGGCCTGGTTTCCCTTCACACCTGTCTCGACAAGCCTATAACAAGCAGTTCATACAAGACCAGTGGGCTCTTCGTGTTGCTCACTACATGCCATGGCTTACCTACTGGTGGAACACTCAGAAATTATTCCCTAGTTCAAGCGTTATTGCTGCCCACCCAGATATTTTCACTAATCCAGACAAACAACTATTTCCAAAGATTGTCTCCTTGGTCATGGAGTATATG GCAACAGCAATGCAACAAGGCGAGTATGAGTCACTTCATCGTGATCTGATGATTGGTTTTGGGAGCTGGGACTTCGATCCAATGGACTTGAAAAATCCATTCTCAGAAAGTGGAGGTTCGGTTCACTTATGGCAGGGGGATGACGATAATCTCGTTCCTGTTACACTGCAGCGTTACATTGCTAGTCGGCTGCCGTGGATTCAATACCACGAGTTATCAGCTACTGGACATATGTTTCCATACACTGATGGAATGGCAGAAACGATCATACAAGCACTTATAGGTTGA
- the LOC131018241 gene encoding interactor of constitutive active ROPs 2, chloroplastic-like has translation MFLTVSRAEEDAPCNSKCSCLLDKAIKEKVQNNQGKGEENSELILEALFSYDLENDLKNVKDQLCSSEKSKKQAQRDADESNQELSVLSSKLEESEKKLLELSASRNALTVELSETSEERDRSLQAELEALHKQQLQESAALASALDEIERLKAQLAMVAASEANNSESAPTELHNLNEALVVVEEMKKQLSDSKKSEAEAQELVGETLMQLEAAKKMVETLRWDGCKAAASELEQSRARVELQITVPQQCI, from the exons ATGTTTCTCACAGTTTCT AGGGCGGAAGAA GACGCGCCTTGCAACAGCAAATGCAGCTGCCTCCTAGACAAAGCAATCAAGGAAAAGGTGCAAAACAATCAAGGAAAAG GTGAAGAAAACAGCGAACTGATATTGGAAGCTCTTTTTTCATATGAT CTAGAAAATGATCTGAAAAATGTGAAGGATCAGTTATGCTCATCAGAAAAATCTAAGAAGCAAGCCCAGAGAGATGCAGATGAATCCAACCAAGAGCTCTCAGTCCTCTCCTCAAAGCTTGAAGAGTCAGAGAAGAAACTTCTAGAGCTTTCAGCCTCTCGGAATGCTCTTACAGTAGAGCTCTCTGAGACAAGTGAGGAACGAGACAGGTCATTGCAAGCTGAGCTGGAGGCTCTGCATAAGCAGCAGTTGCAAGAATCAGCTGCTTTGGCCTCTGCATTAGATGAGATCGAAAGGCTCAAAGCTCAGCTTGCAATGGTAGCTGCGTCCGAAGCTAACAACTCAGAATCTGCACCAACCGAGCTCCATAACCTAAACGAGGCACTTGTGGTCGTGGAAGAAATGAAGAAGCAGCTAAGCGACTCCAAGAAATCAGAAGCTGAGGCGCAAGAACTCGTTGGTGAGACACTTATGCAGCTGGAAGCAGCGAAGAAGATGGTGGAGACGCTTAGGTGGGATGGATGTAAAGCTGCAGCTAGTGAGCTGGAACAGTCGAGGGCTCGTGTTGAGCTTCAGATAACTGTTCCACAGCAGTGCATCTAA
- the LOC131017277 gene encoding cysteine-rich receptor-like protein kinase 44: protein MWEIRRNWIIVSLSILLHVSLVTSQPNCTVSGDTFANDSTYETNLNTLVASLSSTIGNSGFLNASVGQSPDTVNAIVLCRGDISLPACRECVAATAPATAQRCPNRKDAIFWNETCMVRYSSRPIFGVLQIQPVSQVKSTIRAPNPQRHDEELRALLESLRGFAANGGPLKKVAAGNTTAPDVQPIYALEQCTPDLSVRDCTDCLTRAIDDIPTCCSGIIGSGILRPSCTLRFEDYQFYNDSMLQLPQQPITREKPSNKTSIIVAVSLSVSAFVILVFIAVLLRRRNVKQKREENVENSDEVSTDDCHQYDLAKIRAATDDFSADKKLGEGGFGAVYKGIFSNGQEIAVKRLSMGSAQGDMEFKNEVLLMARLQHRNFVRLLGFCLQGKERLLVYEFLENSSLDKFLFDPIKRWQLDWERRLKIIRGIARGIVYLHEDSRFKIIHRDLKASNILLDRDMNPKIADFGMARLFGQEETQGNTSRIVGTFGYMSPEYMMHGEISVKTDIFSFGVLVLEIMSGRKHSSTTQNGETVDLLTYTWEKWQQGTPADNIDPIVRDGSVSLEGMLRCIRIGLLCVQEDPVMRPTMASVVLMLSSSTVALPLPSRPAFLAPNHQTDSDWSIATSQDRPDTSSRNHLSLTNLCPR, encoded by the exons ATGTGGGAGATTCGAAGAAACTGGATAATTGTCTCCCTCAGCATTCTGTTGCACGTTTCTCTAGTGACGTCCCAGCCAAATTGCACCGTGAGCGGTGACACATTCGCAAACGACAGCACTTACGAGACCAATCTCAACACCCTGGTGGCCTCTCTCTCCTCCACCATCGGCAACAGCGGATTCCTCAACGCCTCCGTCGGCCAGAGCCCCGACACCGTCAACGCCATCGTCCTCTGCAGAGGAGACATCTCGCTCCCAGCATGCCGTGAATGCGTTGCCGCCACAGCTCCAGCAACCGCGCAGCGATGCCCCAACAGAAAAGACGCCATCTTCTGGAACGAGACGTGCATGGTGAGATACTCGAGCAGGCCCATATTCGGAGTGCTACAAATCCAGCCCGTCTCGCAAGTTAAAAGCACAATCCGGGCGCCCAACCCGCAGCGTCACGACGAGGAGCTGAGAGCCTTGCTGGAGAGCCTCAGGGGATTTGCGGCCAACGGCGGACCGCTCAAGAAGGTGGCTGCCGGTAACACAACTGCGCCTGATGTGCAGCCAATTTATGCGCTGGAGCAGTGCACCCCGGATTTGTCTGTCCGGGATTGCACTGATTGTTTGACCAGGGCTATTGATGATATCCCCACGTGCTGTAGCGGAATCATTGGATCAGGGATTTTAAGGCCCAGCTGCACTCTCCGTTTTGAGGATTACCAGTTTTACAATGATTCTATGCTTCAACTGCCGCAACAACCAATCACAAGAG AAAAGCCCTCGAATAAGACGTCTATCATCGTTGCAGTTTCACTTTCAGTTTCTGCATTTGTGATACTAGTTTTCATTGCCGTCTTGTTAAGAAGGAGGAATGTGAAACAAAAACGGGAGGAAAATGTTGAGA ATTCGGATGAGGTTAGCACTGATGACTGCCATCAATATGATCTTGCGAAAATCAGAGCAGCAACCGATGATTTTTCTGCTGATAAGAAGCTCGGGGAAGGAGGATTTGGGGCTGTTTATAAG GGGATATTTTCTAATGGTCAAGAAATAGCTGTGAAAAGGTTGTCCATGGGATCGGCGCAGGGCGATATGGAGTTCAAGAATGAAGTCTTGTTAATGGCTAGGCTTCAACACAGAAATTTTGTTAGACTATTAGGTTTCTGCCTCCAAGGGAAAGAGAGGCTTCTTGTGTATGAATTCCTTGAGAATTCAAGCCTAGACAAATTCTTATTTG ATCCTATAAAACGTTGGCAGTTGGATTGGGAGAGACGGTTGAAGATAATACGAGGTATAGCAAGGGGTATAGTGTACCTGCATGAAGATTCTCGATTCAAGATTATCCACCGTGATCTCAAAGCAAGTAATATACTCTTGGATAGAGATATGAATCCTAAAATTGCAGATTTCGGAATGGCAAGATTGTTCGGCCAAGAAGAAACTCAAGGAAACACCAGCAGAATCGTTGGAACTTT TGGATATATGTCACCTGAATACATGATGCACGGCGAAATCTCTGTCAAGACTGACATCTTCAGTTTTGGAGTGTTAGTCTTGGAAATCATGAGCGGCAGAAAACACAGTAGTACTACTCAAAATGGGGAAACTGTGGACCTCTTGACTTAT ACATGGGAAAAGTGGCAGCAAGGGACACCTGCAGATAATATAGATCCTATAGTGAGGGATGGCTCGGTTTCATTAGAGGGCATGTTGAGATGCATTCGCATTGGTTTGTTGTGCGTTCAGGAAGATCCTGTCATGAGGCCAACCATGGCATCTGTGGTTTTAATGCTCAGTAGCTCCACGGTAGCATTGCCACTTCCTTCGAGGCCTGCATTTTTGGCCCCAAACCACCAAACTGATTCCGACTGGAGCATAGCAACATCACAAGATAGGCCCGACACATCATCACGAAATCATCTATCTCTCACCAACTTATGTCCGCGTTAG